One stretch of Microplitis mediator isolate UGA2020A chromosome 9, iyMicMedi2.1, whole genome shotgun sequence DNA includes these proteins:
- the LOC130674277 gene encoding uncharacterized protein LOC130674277 isoform X1 — translation MGRDSRKVSRELRSSEKINKSRSVKRKNVFNPKTAERDESIQSTSSKKLKQNTEDDVPEDSSTEFRIINFIQVFTAISALIKCKKCDGNVVFQTASTRGLGFKIVVACNNCGNEYIPSCSFVGHSYEINRRFIFVMRILGIGYEGLCKFCGLMDMPSFLDKSTHTILLKQILNCSKAVAETFMTKAVNEEKQAMPTTENEDINHLTVSGDGTWQKRGYTSSFGVSSIIGYFTGKILDINIKSAYCKLCEYWKKKTNTVEFEEWYQSHEDVCSANHQGSSGKMEVDAMVEMFSYSETKYGVKYANYIGDGDSKTYSGIIKSDPYENTTVNKKECIGHVQKRMGSRLRTLKSKQKGLGGRGKLTGKLIDKLTVYYGLAIRRHCDSIENMKSAIMATFYHYGSSDEKPNHDMCPKGEESWCSYQRAEARGELDTFSHDYSPLPSDVLKAIKPIYEDLSNENLLSRCVGGFNQNNNESFNQLVWKICPKTDLIVGLILIGMQKEWMLHVSK, via the exons atgggacgtgattctagaaaggtttcaagagaacttcggagttctgaaaaaattaataagtcgcgttcagtcaaaagaaagaatgtttttaatccgaaaacagccgaacgtgatgaaagtattcagagtacatcttctaaaaaattaaaacaaaacactgaagatgatgtacctgaagacagcagtactgaatttcgaataataaattttattcaggtattcactgcaatttctgctcttataaaatgtaaaaaatgtgatggaaatgtagtgtttcaaacagcaagtacacgtgggctgggattcaaaattgtagttgcatgtaataactgtggaaatgaatatattccttcctgttctttcgttgggcattcttatgaaataaacagacgtttcatttttgtaatgagaatactaggaataggatacgaaggattgtgcaagttttgcggcctgatggacatgccgtcttttttagataaatctacgcatacaattttactgaaacagattttgaattgtagtaaagccgtcgcagaaaccttcatgacgaaagctgtgaatgaagaaaagcaagcaatgccaacaactgaaaatgaagatataaatcatctaactgtatcgggagatggaacctggcaaaaacggggatatacatcgtcatttggagtttcttctataattggctattttactggaaagattcttgacataaacattaaaagtgcatattgtaagctatgtgagtattggaaaaaaaaaacaaatactgttgagttcgaggaatggtatcaatcgcatgaagatgtgtgttctgctaatcatcaagggtcttctgggaaaatggaggtggatgcgatggtcgaaatgttttcgtattctgaaactaaatatggagttaagtatgccaactatattggtgatggtgactccaagacctattcaggaattataaaatcagatccttacgaaaatacaactgtaaataaaaaggaatgtatagggcatgtccaaaagcggatggggagtcgattacgtacgctgaagagtaaacaaaaaggtcttggtggtcgaggtaagctcacaggaaaattaatagacaaactaactgtgtactatggtttagcaatacgccggcattgtgattctattgaaaatatgaaatctgctataatggcaaccttttatcactacggctcgagtgatgaaaaaccgaatcatgatatgtgtccaaaaggcgaagaatcttggtgctcttaccagcgcgctgaagcaagaggagagcttgataccttttctcacgattattctcctttaccttctgatgttttaaaagctatcaagcctatatacgaagatcttagtaatgaaaatttactttcaagatgtgtaggtggattcaatcagaataataatgaaagctttaaccaactagtatggaaaatatgcccaaaaacg gacttaattgtgggcctaattctcatcggtatgcagaaagaatggatgctgcacgtatcaaagtag
- the LOC130674277 gene encoding uncharacterized protein LOC130674277 isoform X2 — MGRDSRKVSRELRSSEKINKSRSVKRKNVFNPKTAERDESIQSTSSKKLKQNTEDDVPEDSSTEFRIINFIQVFTAISALIKCKKCDGNVVFQTASTRGLGFKIVVACNNCGNEYIPSCSFVGHSYEINRRFIFVMRILGIGYEGLCKFCGLMDMPSFLDKSTHTILLKQILNCSKAVAETFMTKAVNEEKQAMPTTENEDINHLTVSGDGTWQKRGYTSSFGVSSIIGYFTGKILDINIKSAYCKLCEYWKKKTNTVEFEEWYQSHEDVCSANHQGSSGKMEVDAMVEMFSYSETKYGVKYANYIGDGDSKTYSGIIKSDPYENTTVNKKECIGHVQKRMGSRLRTLKSKQKGLGGRGKLTGKLIDKLTVYYGLAIRRHCDSIENMKSAIMATFYHYGSSDEKPNHDMCPKGEESWCSYQRAEARGELDTFSHDYSPLPSDVLKAIKPIYEDLSNENLLSRCVGGFNQNNNESFNQLVWKICPKTS, encoded by the exons atgggacgtgattctagaaaggtttcaagagaacttcggagttctgaaaaaattaataagtcgcgttcagtcaaaagaaagaatgtttttaatccgaaaacagccgaacgtgatgaaagtattcagagtacatcttctaaaaaattaaaacaaaacactgaagatgatgtacctgaagacagcagtactgaatttcgaataataaattttattcaggtattcactgcaatttctgctcttataaaatgtaaaaaatgtgatggaaatgtagtgtttcaaacagcaagtacacgtgggctgggattcaaaattgtagttgcatgtaataactgtggaaatgaatatattccttcctgttctttcgttgggcattcttatgaaataaacagacgtttcatttttgtaatgagaatactaggaataggatacgaaggattgtgcaagttttgcggcctgatggacatgccgtcttttttagataaatctacgcatacaattttactgaaacagattttgaattgtagtaaagccgtcgcagaaaccttcatgacgaaagctgtgaatgaagaaaagcaagcaatgccaacaactgaaaatgaagatataaatcatctaactgtatcgggagatggaacctggcaaaaacggggatatacatcgtcatttggagtttcttctataattggctattttactggaaagattcttgacataaacattaaaagtgcatattgtaagctatgtgagtattggaaaaaaaaaacaaatactgttgagttcgaggaatggtatcaatcgcatgaagatgtgtgttctgctaatcatcaagggtcttctgggaaaatggaggtggatgcgatggtcgaaatgttttcgtattctgaaactaaatatggagttaagtatgccaactatattggtgatggtgactccaagacctattcaggaattataaaatcagatccttacgaaaatacaactgtaaataaaaaggaatgtatagggcatgtccaaaagcggatggggagtcgattacgtacgctgaagagtaaacaaaaaggtcttggtggtcgaggtaagctcacaggaaaattaatagacaaactaactgtgtactatggtttagcaatacgccggcattgtgattctattgaaaatatgaaatctgctataatggcaaccttttatcactacggctcgagtgatgaaaaaccgaatcatgatatgtgtccaaaaggcgaagaatcttggtgctcttaccagcgcgctgaagcaagaggagagcttgataccttttctcacgattattctcctttaccttctgatgttttaaaagctatcaagcctatatacgaagatcttagtaatgaaaatttactttcaagatgtgtaggtggattcaatcagaataataatgaaagctttaaccaactagtatggaaaatatgcccaaaaacg tcttga